AGAGGCGGGGTTCGGGTCATCCTGAACTTGTTTCAGGATCTATTTGTAATGATAAAGAGATGCTGAAATAAATTCAGCATGACAGGCTAGTATAAGTTGATAACACCCACAAGCAATAAAGCTCTGTGCGTTTTATGTGAATCTGATTTGTAGGAGAAAATTGGGTGCGGGGGCAGGATTTGAACCTACGACCTTCAGGTTATGAGCCTGACGAGCTACCGGGCTGCTCCACCCCGCGACACAAGATGATTTTTATGGGAAGAGCGGCAATCCTAAGCGGGCTCAACATCATCTAAGATAAAGGTATCATATAAGCAGCACTGAACTCTGTCAATGGTCTTTTATCATTTTGTTTAAAAAAAGTGAACCATTTTCATAAACCACGTAATCGTACGGATCATTTTGTAGAAAAGCGGCTCCATCTAAATCAGCATAATCAGCCTGTTGTGCTAAAAAATAGGCAGGCAGAATCGATAGGCTTGATGACACCATGCATCCGACCATAATCTTTTTATTATGCTTTTTAAGGTAATCATAGACCGAGAAAGCTTCAGTGAGGCCACCTGTTTTATCCAATTTAATGTTGAAGACATCGTAATAGGGCAGAACAGAGTCAAGGCGTGATGTATCATGACAGGATTCATCAGCGAGCAGAGAAATGCCCCCTTTGTAATCTTTTAGATGCTCGTCTTGCCCTGCAGGTAAGGGCTGTTCAATCATTTCGATTTTCAGATTCTTTTCAGTCACAAAATCAACAACTTCATTCAAAAAAGCAATATCCCAAGCCTCATTGGCATCAAGGAGAAGGGGAGTGCTTGGTACTTTTTCAGCAATCGCCATGATTGTATCAAAGACGCCTTCTCTTTCTAATTTAATTTTAAAGAGTGTTGCCCCTTTGTGTTTGAGCGCTTCTTTTGCCATGCGTTCGGGTGTGTCGATGGTAATTGTTGCGCAGATCGGAATGGCTTTTGGAGCTGTAATCCCAAGATATGAAGATACAGATTGTTTTTCAAGGAATGCATCCCTTTGCCATAAGACGAAATCAAGGGCATTTCTGAGTGACGACGGTGGAAGCAGTTTTAAGAGATCAACTCGAGAAAGAGAATCCGTTAATCCTTTTTTTTGAAGGCTTGTGAAAAGATCCATCATGGAATTTTGGCTCTCTCCGTAACGCGGGTAAGGAAGGCCCTCTCCTTTAAAGAGTCTGGTGATGGTAGGCGTAAGGTTGATAGAAAGGCTTATCTCGATAACATCGGCTGAAAGTTTGCTGCCGCGTGAAATGGTAAAAGCAGATTTAAGGGGATATGATTTACAAGCAATTGAAAAGGGAGTCATTTGAAGTCCTTAGGATGGTGTAACAGAAAGCATGACAAGATACCGTAAGGCATAACAAACGGAAGTGACAATGATGAATGAGAGGCAATAAATGCCAATAAACCATAGAATGCGAGATCGTTTTTGTTTTATATCTGTCATTGTATTGTCTAATAATGATGCATGTCATCAGTGGTTTTGCCCCAGAAGACCTTATAGACAAACCCTGTATAAAGTAAGATAACAGGTAGAATGAGTACAACGCCAATCAAGATAAAGAATTGACTATTAGGCGCAGCCGCTGCTTGCCAAATGGTAATTTGGTAAGGCACAAGATAGGGCCAGAAGCTAATGCCAAGTCCAAAGAAGGAGAGGATAAAGATTGCTGATGTGTAAAGGTAAGGAGCATAGTCTTTCCCTTTTCCAATCATCGAGTTTCCAAGAGAGATCCAGCAACGACAGATACAGTAAAATGTAATGATCGGAACAGGGAGTAGCATTACAAAATGATTTGCCTCAAACCAGCGTCTGTAAATTTCAGGTTCTTGTATCGGTGTGAGAATGCTCACGCCTCCAATAAAAATACTCACAACAAAGAGCAGCAATCGTCCCATTGAGCCTGCCCATTTTTGGAGGGGGCCTTCCG
This window of the Alphaproteobacteria bacterium genome carries:
- a CDS encoding dipeptide epimerase; the protein is MTPFSIACKSYPLKSAFTISRGSKLSADVIEISLSINLTPTITRLFKGEGLPYPRYGESQNSMMDLFTSLQKKGLTDSLSRVDLLKLLPPSSLRNALDFVLWQRDAFLEKQSVSSYLGITAPKAIPICATITIDTPERMAKEALKHKGATLFKIKLEREGVFDTIMAIAEKVPSTPLLLDANEAWDIAFLNEVVDFVTEKNLKIEMIEQPLPAGQDEHLKDYKGGISLLADESCHDTSRLDSVLPYYDVFNIKLDKTGGLTEAFSVYDYLKKHNKKIMVGCMVSSSLSILPAYFLAQQADYADLDGAAFLQNDPYDYVVYENGSLFLNKMIKDH